In a single window of the Nodularia spumigena CCY9414 genome:
- a CDS encoding RNA methyltransferase: MGLAELRIVLVEPAGPLNVGSIARVMKNFGLHNLVLVNPQCDPVAEEALKMAVHAKEILESAVLVTTLPEALQGCVRAIATTARVRDWETPLENPRTALPWLLESPSEPAALIFGREDRGLSNEELNYAQRFVRIPSSENYSSLNLASAVGICCYELAQYTAPPTTPPPSPTELASLDIVETYYQQLESLLLDIGYLYPHTATSRMAKFRQLYNRAHLQTKEVAMLRGILRQIEWALKNQGNENF, encoded by the coding sequence ATGGGATTGGCTGAGTTAAGAATTGTGTTAGTGGAACCCGCAGGACCGTTGAATGTCGGGTCAATTGCTAGGGTAATGAAAAATTTTGGTTTACATAACTTAGTCTTAGTCAATCCCCAATGCGATCCAGTGGCGGAAGAAGCCTTGAAAATGGCAGTTCATGCCAAAGAAATCTTAGAATCTGCGGTATTGGTAACAACATTACCAGAAGCATTGCAGGGATGTGTGCGAGCGATCGCCACCACAGCCCGTGTGCGTGACTGGGAAACACCCTTAGAAAATCCCCGTACCGCCCTACCTTGGTTACTAGAGTCACCATCCGAACCCGCAGCCCTAATTTTTGGTAGAGAAGACCGGGGTTTAAGTAACGAAGAATTAAATTATGCCCAGCGATTTGTTCGCATACCCAGCAGTGAAAATTATTCATCCCTAAATTTAGCCTCAGCCGTGGGTATCTGCTGCTATGAACTGGCACAATATACAGCACCACCAACAACACCACCCCCCAGCCCCACAGAACTGGCATCTTTGGATATTGTGGAAACCTACTACCAACAATTAGAATCTCTACTACTAGATATTGGTTATTTGTATCCCCATACAGCCACCAGTCGCATGGCCAAATTCCGGCAATTGTATAATCGCGCTCACCTGCAAACCAAGGAAGTAGCTATGCTGCGAGGGATTTTGCGCCAAATAGAATGGGCTTTAAAAAACCAGGGTAATGAAAACTTCTGA
- a CDS encoding DUF2358 domain-containing protein — MDIIEILKQDYQRFPLNQTYSIYAENVYFQDPLTKFRGVKRYQQMIKFIQTWFINPQMDVHDIQRLGDTIKTEWTLSWNTPIPWKPRISISGWSELKINSADLIISHIDYWHCSPLDVIKQHLFT; from the coding sequence ATGGATATCATTGAAATCCTCAAACAAGACTATCAAAGATTTCCCCTCAATCAAACATACAGCATTTATGCTGAGAACGTTTATTTTCAAGATCCATTAACCAAATTTCGGGGAGTGAAACGCTATCAGCAGATGATTAAATTCATCCAAACATGGTTTATCAATCCCCAGATGGACGTACATGATATTCAACGTTTAGGAGACACCATCAAAACCGAGTGGACACTTAGCTGGAATACACCCATCCCTTGGAAACCCCGGATTTCCATCTCCGGTTGGAGTGAACTAAAAATAAACTCTGCTGATTTGATTATTTCTCACATCGATTATTGGCACTGTTCACCCCTAGACGTAATCAAACAGCATTTATTTACTTGA
- the sufD gene encoding Fe-S cluster assembly protein SufD: MTIQVSPSPVPNSNAVSLTSTLLDKDSYLTGLLDEVTTLQAADYFQELRQGAANWVRHSSIPTTREEEWRFTDLSALRQVQFHVETQLKSVDISALTLPEAVNSRLVFVNGVYAPDLSAVADLPSGVVVGNLAGFSKSQQEIVKHYLAQAEGSQEVFTALNTAGISDAAVVWVAQNVIVETPIHLLFVAVVGEQATISQPRCLVMAETGGSVTVVEDFINHRGAEDAEGVYLTNAVTEVWLGENAQVSHTRIEREGAEAFHVGKTAVTQARDSRYTCHALSFGGKLSRHNLEILQTGEQTETTLNGLTMISDRQVGDTHSAIALNYPHSTSTQLHKCIVGDRAHAVFNGKVFVPKAAQLTNAGQLNRNLLLSSKARVDTKPQLEITADNVKCAHGATVSQLEDDEIFYLQSRGINEDDARKLLINAFAAEIINQIPVKSLQAVLLNTVNSLKSLTND; the protein is encoded by the coding sequence ATGACGATTCAAGTTTCTCCTAGTCCCGTTCCTAACTCGAATGCTGTGAGTTTGACTTCTACTCTGTTGGATAAAGATAGTTATCTCACTGGGTTGTTAGATGAAGTAACTACACTACAAGCAGCAGATTATTTCCAAGAATTACGCCAAGGTGCTGCTAATTGGGTGCGTCATTCCAGTATCCCCACTACCCGTGAGGAGGAATGGCGGTTTACTGATTTATCAGCACTGCGTCAAGTGCAGTTTCATGTAGAAACACAATTAAAATCAGTTGATATCTCGGCTTTAACTTTACCAGAGGCTGTTAATAGTCGTTTGGTTTTTGTTAATGGTGTTTATGCGCCGGATTTATCCGCAGTTGCAGATTTACCTTCTGGGGTTGTTGTCGGTAATTTGGCGGGTTTTTCTAAGTCTCAGCAGGAAATTGTTAAACATTATTTAGCTCAAGCTGAGGGTTCACAGGAGGTTTTTACCGCTCTCAATACTGCTGGTATCTCTGATGCGGCGGTTGTTTGGGTGGCTCAGAATGTGATTGTGGAAACTCCTATTCATCTGTTGTTTGTTGCTGTTGTTGGTGAACAAGCTACGATTTCTCAGCCTCGTTGTTTGGTGATGGCTGAAACTGGTGGTAGTGTGACTGTGGTGGAAGATTTTATTAACCACAGAGGCGCAGAGGACGCAGAGGGGGTTTACCTCACTAATGCGGTTACGGAAGTTTGGCTGGGTGAGAATGCTCAGGTGAGTCATACTAGAATTGAGCGCGAAGGTGCAGAGGCTTTTCATGTAGGGAAGACTGCTGTTACTCAAGCTCGTGATAGTCGATATACTTGTCATGCTTTGAGTTTTGGCGGTAAGTTATCACGCCACAATTTGGAGATTTTGCAAACTGGCGAACAAACCGAAACGACTCTCAACGGTTTGACGATGATTTCTGATAGACAGGTGGGTGATACTCACAGTGCGATCGCACTTAATTATCCCCATAGTACCAGCACACAGTTACATAAGTGCATTGTAGGCGATCGCGCTCATGCGGTATTCAATGGCAAGGTGTTTGTACCAAAAGCAGCGCAGTTAACAAATGCCGGTCAATTAAATCGCAATTTATTGTTATCATCAAAAGCTAGAGTTGATACTAAGCCCCAGTTGGAAATTACCGCCGACAACGTGAAATGCGCTCATGGTGCTACCGTTAGTCAGTTGGAAGATGATGAAATCTTTTATCTCCAAAGCCGGGGAATTAACGAAGATGATGCGCGTAAGTTGTTAATTAATGCCTTTGCTGCGGAAATTATCAACCAAATTCCCGTTAAATCTCTGCAAGCAGTCCTATTAAACACAGTCAATAGTCTCAAGTCTTTGACTAATGACTAA
- the dnaA gene encoding chromosomal replication initiator protein DnaA: MEIPIDNLWSQVLERLQLELSRPTFETWIKTAHAERLENNCLVIITPNPFARNWLQKYYINTIANVVQDILGHTVEIYLTVAQGDEMTNLGESEVTWELPSQSMTAESVPQNKQPPKDLNSKYVFSRFVVGANNRMAHAASLAVAESPGREFNPLFLCGGVGLGKTHLMQAIGHYRSQICPDSKIFYVSTEQFTNDLITAIRNDSMQNFREHYRAADVLLVDDIQFIEGKEYTQEEFFHTFNTLHEAGKQVVIASDRPPHHIPQLQERLCSRFSMGLIADVQTPDLETRMAILQKKAEYENIRLPRDVIEYIASNYTNNIRELEGALIRALAYISIWGLPMTVENITPVLERQSEKVAATPEVILSVIGDNFAISIEDLKSNSRRREISWARQIGMYLMRQHTDLSLPRIGEEFGGKDHTTVIYSCDKIAQLLQSDRTLVQTLRQLSDRINMNSKQQRQ; encoded by the coding sequence ATGGAAATTCCCATTGACAATCTGTGGAGTCAGGTGCTAGAGCGCTTACAGTTAGAATTATCCCGTCCCACCTTTGAAACTTGGATAAAAACTGCTCACGCCGAGCGATTAGAAAATAATTGCTTGGTAATTATTACTCCTAACCCTTTTGCGCGTAATTGGTTACAAAAATATTACATCAACACCATTGCTAATGTAGTGCAAGATATTTTGGGTCATACCGTGGAAATCTACCTTACAGTGGCTCAGGGTGATGAAATGACTAATTTGGGGGAATCGGAAGTTACTTGGGAATTACCTAGCCAAAGCATGACTGCTGAAAGTGTTCCGCAAAACAAGCAACCTCCAAAAGACTTAAATTCTAAATATGTATTTTCGCGGTTTGTCGTTGGTGCTAATAATCGCATGGCTCACGCAGCCTCTTTGGCGGTTGCAGAATCACCAGGGAGGGAGTTTAATCCCTTATTTTTATGCGGTGGTGTGGGCTTGGGAAAAACTCACCTGATGCAAGCTATTGGTCATTATCGCTCTCAAATCTGTCCAGATTCTAAAATCTTTTATGTCTCTACAGAGCAATTTACTAACGACTTAATTACAGCTATCCGTAATGATAGTATGCAAAATTTCCGGGAACATTACCGGGCGGCTGATGTTTTGTTAGTCGATGATATTCAGTTTATCGAGGGTAAGGAGTATACCCAAGAAGAATTTTTTCATACTTTTAATACTTTACATGAAGCCGGTAAGCAAGTTGTCATCGCTTCCGACCGTCCTCCTCACCATATCCCTCAGTTGCAAGAACGTCTGTGTTCCCGGTTTTCTATGGGTTTAATTGCTGATGTGCAAACCCCAGATTTAGAAACTAGAATGGCCATTCTCCAAAAAAAGGCTGAATACGAAAATATTCGCCTCCCCAGGGATGTTATTGAGTATATTGCTTCTAATTACACGAATAATATTCGCGAGTTGGAAGGAGCTTTAATTCGGGCGCTGGCTTATATTTCTATTTGGGGTTTACCGATGACGGTGGAGAATATTACACCAGTTTTAGAAAGACAAAGTGAGAAAGTCGCAGCTACCCCAGAGGTGATATTATCAGTTATTGGTGATAATTTTGCGATCTCAATTGAAGACCTGAAAAGTAACTCCCGGCGACGAGAAATTAGTTGGGCGCGTCAAATTGGAATGTATCTGATGCGCCAACACACTGATTTAAGTTTACCGAGAATTGGTGAAGAATTTGGGGGAAAAGACCATACAACGGTGATTTATAGTTGTGATAAAATTGCCCAACTCCTGCAAAGCGATCGCACTTTAGTACAAACCCTGCGTCAATTGAGCGATCGCATCAACATGAACAGCAAACAACAGCGCCAGTAA
- a CDS encoding SufS family cysteine desulfurase, with translation MTFTPTKTLADQVRADFPILHQEVNEKPLVYLDNAATSQKPLFVLNILRDYYEQYNANVHRGAHSLSAKATDAYEGARDKVAKFINAASRQEIIYTRNASEAINLVAYSWGMNNLHPGDEIIMSVMEHHSNIVPWQLVAQKTGAVLKFVELTPEGSFDLEQFKNLISDKTKLVAVSHVSNTLGCINPVAEIAKITHKYGAKLLVDACQSVPHMPVDVQQIDCDWLVASGHKMCAPTGIGFLYGKLELLESMPPFFGGGEMIADVYLDHSTYAELPHKFEAGTPAIAEAIALGAAVDYLSNIGMDKIHVYEAELTAYLFQQLAQIPQITIYGPKPNAKGEGRAALAAFTAADVHPNDLSTLLDQEGVAIRSGHHCTQPLHRHLGLPGTARVSLSFYNTREEIDIFIKALKETLDFFAGFMN, from the coding sequence ATGACTTTCACCCCTACCAAAACCCTAGCTGATCAAGTTCGCGCTGATTTCCCGATTTTGCATCAGGAAGTTAACGAGAAACCTTTGGTTTATCTGGATAATGCAGCTACTTCCCAAAAACCTCTGTTCGTGTTAAATATCCTGCGGGATTATTACGAACAATATAATGCTAATGTGCATCGTGGCGCTCATAGCCTGAGTGCTAAAGCTACTGATGCTTATGAAGGTGCGCGAGATAAAGTAGCTAAATTCATTAATGCTGCTTCACGTCAAGAAATCATCTACACCCGCAACGCCAGTGAAGCCATTAACCTGGTAGCCTACAGCTGGGGGATGAACAATTTGCACCCAGGGGACGAGATTATTATGTCGGTGATGGAACACCACAGTAATATTGTTCCTTGGCAACTTGTAGCACAAAAAACGGGTGCGGTGTTAAAGTTTGTGGAATTGACACCAGAAGGTAGTTTTGATTTAGAACAGTTTAAAAACTTGATTTCTGACAAAACTAAATTAGTCGCTGTGAGTCATGTTTCTAATACTTTGGGTTGCATTAACCCAGTAGCAGAAATTGCGAAAATTACTCACAAATATGGTGCAAAATTATTAGTTGATGCTTGCCAAAGTGTACCGCATATGCCTGTGGATGTCCAACAAATCGACTGTGATTGGTTGGTTGCTTCCGGTCATAAAATGTGCGCCCCCACTGGCATAGGATTTTTGTATGGTAAGTTGGAACTGTTAGAATCAATGCCACCATTTTTCGGTGGTGGTGAAATGATTGCCGATGTGTATTTAGATCATTCTACCTACGCAGAATTACCGCATAAATTTGAAGCGGGTACTCCAGCAATTGCGGAGGCGATCGCCTTGGGAGCTGCGGTAGATTATCTTAGTAATATTGGGATGGATAAAATCCACGTCTACGAAGCTGAACTCACAGCTTATTTGTTCCAACAATTAGCGCAAATACCCCAAATCACAATTTACGGTCCCAAACCCAACGCGAAGGGGGAAGGAAGGGCTGCTTTAGCTGCATTTACAGCCGCAGATGTCCACCCCAACGACTTATCGACATTATTAGACCAAGAAGGCGTAGCGATTCGTTCTGGACACCACTGTACTCAACCATTACACCGTCATTTAGGTTTACCGGGAACCGCACGGGTAAGTTTATCTTTCTACAATACCCGCGAAGAAATTGATATTTTCATCAAAGCGCTAAAGGAAACTCTGGACTTTTTTGCTGGTTTCATGAATTAA
- a CDS encoding TRC40/GET3/ArsA family transport-energizing ATPase, with the protein MRVILMTGKGGVGKTSVAAATGLRCAELGYRTLVLSTDPAHSLADSFDLEMGHAPREIRSNLWGAELDALQELEGNWGAVKRYITQVLQARGLEGVQAEELAILPGMDEIFGLVRMKRHYDEGEFDVLIIDSAPTGTALRLLSLPEVGGWYMRRFYKPFQNISVALRPLVEPFFKPIAGFSLPDKEVMDAPYEFYEQIEALEKVLSDNTQTSVRLVTNPEKMVIKESLRAHAYLSLYNVATDLVIANRIIPQEVQDPFFQRWKENQQQYRQEIHDNFLPLPVKEVPLFSEEMCGLAALERLKETLYKDEDPTQVYYKETTIRVVQVDKQYSLEIYLPGIPKNKIQLSKNGDELNITIGNHRRNLVLPQALAALQPGGAKMEDDYLKIRFTDNVKV; encoded by the coding sequence ATGCGTGTAATTTTGATGACAGGCAAAGGCGGCGTAGGTAAAACCTCCGTTGCTGCGGCCACTGGACTCCGTTGTGCAGAACTGGGCTACCGCACACTGGTTTTGAGTACAGACCCCGCTCACTCGTTAGCAGACAGTTTTGACTTAGAAATGGGACACGCACCGCGAGAAATTCGCTCCAACTTGTGGGGTGCAGAACTCGATGCGCTGCAAGAACTAGAGGGAAATTGGGGTGCGGTGAAGCGTTACATCACCCAAGTTCTACAAGCCAGGGGTTTAGAAGGAGTTCAAGCAGAAGAATTAGCCATCTTACCCGGTATGGATGAAATTTTCGGCTTGGTGAGGATGAAACGCCACTACGATGAAGGCGAGTTTGATGTTTTGATTATCGACTCAGCACCCACAGGTACAGCATTACGCCTGCTGAGTTTACCTGAAGTTGGCGGTTGGTATATGCGCCGGTTTTACAAGCCATTTCAAAACATCTCAGTCGCACTTCGACCTTTGGTAGAACCTTTCTTTAAACCCATTGCGGGTTTTTCTCTCCCAGATAAAGAAGTGATGGATGCACCTTATGAGTTTTATGAGCAAATTGAAGCTTTGGAAAAAGTATTAAGTGATAATACACAAACTTCAGTGCGCCTCGTCACTAATCCCGAAAAGATGGTAATTAAAGAATCTCTCCGCGCCCATGCTTATCTGAGTTTATATAATGTCGCCACAGACTTAGTGATTGCTAATCGCATCATTCCCCAAGAAGTCCAAGACCCCTTTTTCCAACGTTGGAAAGAAAACCAGCAGCAATATCGCCAGGAAATACATGATAACTTTCTGCCTCTACCTGTAAAAGAAGTGCCGCTTTTTTCTGAGGAAATGTGCGGTTTAGCTGCTTTAGAACGCCTGAAAGAAACTCTCTACAAAGATGAAGACCCCACTCAGGTATATTACAAAGAAACAACTATTAGAGTTGTGCAAGTGGACAAACAATATAGTTTGGAAATTTACTTACCTGGGATTCCCAAAAACAAAATTCAACTGAGTAAAAATGGTGATGAATTAAACATTACTATTGGCAACCATCGCCGTAACTTAGTCTTACCACAAGCTTTGGCAGCACTACAACCAGGGGGAGCCAAGATGGAAGATGACTATCTCAAAATTCGCTTTACTGACAATGTAAAAGTTTAA
- the dprA gene encoding DNA-processing protein DprA, translated as MVEERAYWLAWARISGVGPVLLRRLHQHFGTLATAWNATKAQLREVEGFGFQTLEKVVAQRSHLHPEQLLIQHQQENPHFWTPAEADYPRLLLETPSPPPILYYRGEVELLENLGQKPLVGIVGTRRPSDYGIRWTRQISTTLAKNGFTVVSGMAEGIDTESHLATMKAGGRTIAVLGTGVDVIYPPKNRDLYKQILTQGLVVSEYSSKTPPDRTHFPRRNRIIAGLSRAVLVMEAPVKSGALITASYANEFGRDVYALPGRIDDYPSQGCLKLLNQGASLVLKELDELLKMLGAIPKIDTIDTPPIPEQLNLPKLSSELQQVMDAIASDVLPFDYLVQKTGMNTGSVSSALLQLELMGLVSQLPGMRYQKS; from the coding sequence GTGGTAGAAGAAAGAGCATATTGGCTAGCTTGGGCGCGAATTTCTGGGGTGGGGCCAGTGTTACTGCGACGACTACACCAACATTTTGGCACGTTAGCCACAGCTTGGAATGCTACCAAAGCTCAGTTAAGAGAAGTTGAAGGTTTTGGTTTTCAGACATTAGAGAAAGTAGTTGCACAGCGATCGCATCTGCATCCAGAACAATTACTGATCCAACACCAGCAAGAAAACCCTCATTTTTGGACACCAGCTGAGGCAGATTATCCCCGGTTGTTGCTGGAAACTCCCAGTCCACCGCCCATTTTATACTATCGTGGTGAAGTTGAACTGCTAGAAAATCTAGGACAAAAACCACTGGTGGGGATTGTCGGAACACGCCGCCCTTCAGATTATGGGATTCGTTGGACTCGCCAAATTAGCACAACTTTGGCTAAAAATGGCTTTACAGTTGTTTCTGGTATGGCGGAGGGAATTGATACAGAAAGCCATCTGGCCACGATGAAAGCCGGCGGAAGAACCATTGCAGTTTTAGGAACTGGTGTCGATGTCATCTACCCGCCTAAAAATCGGGATTTATACAAGCAGATTTTGACTCAAGGGTTAGTCGTGAGTGAATATTCCAGCAAAACCCCACCAGATCGCACTCACTTTCCCCGCCGTAATCGGATTATTGCAGGTTTAAGCCGTGCCGTGTTGGTCATGGAAGCGCCTGTGAAGTCTGGGGCTTTGATTACGGCTAGTTATGCGAATGAATTTGGTAGAGATGTTTATGCATTACCTGGAAGAATAGATGATTATCCATCTCAAGGATGTTTAAAATTGCTCAATCAAGGTGCTTCTTTGGTTCTCAAGGAACTGGACGAACTCTTAAAAATGCTCGGAGCAATCCCCAAAATTGATACTATTGATACCCCACCAATTCCAGAACAGTTAAATTTGCCGAAGTTATCATCAGAACTGCAACAAGTCATGGATGCGATCGCCTCTGATGTTTTACCCTTTGATTATCTTGTGCAGAAAACCGGGATGAATACTGGCTCAGTTTCCAGTGCATTATTACAGTTGGAACTTATGGGTTTAGTTTCGCAACTTCCCGGAATGCGATATCAAAAAAGTTAA
- a CDS encoding DUF6464 family protein, protein MLKTLLVIFIGLLPSLFSLWVIRKTHSRTRLRMRQALRICHEDPSEITSDLLKAIAIIWKAWVTSSAISVAFFNARSGYMRCAINPSGPCQNCRHYEPLPTYASKYGYATQAIKNQIG, encoded by the coding sequence GTGCTGAAGACGCTGTTAGTAATTTTCATTGGTTTATTACCGTCCTTATTTTCTCTGTGGGTGATCCGGAAAACCCATTCGCGGACACGCCTCCGGATGAGACAAGCGCTGCGAATTTGTCACGAAGACCCATCCGAGATTACATCAGACCTGTTGAAGGCGATCGCTATTATTTGGAAGGCGTGGGTTACCTCATCGGCGATATCAGTTGCTTTCTTTAATGCTCGCTCTGGTTATATGCGCTGTGCTATTAACCCCAGTGGCCCCTGTCAGAATTGCCGTCACTATGAACCACTCCCCACCTACGCAAGTAAGTATGGCTACGCCACGCAAGCTATCAAAAATCAAATAGGATAA
- the dnaN gene encoding DNA polymerase III subunit beta, translating into MKLVCTQSDLSTNLSLVSRAVPSRPTHPVLANVLLQADAKTNQVSLTAFDLSLGIRTSFDAEVLEGGAIALPAKLLVDITSRLPEGEVTLDDESALESETATGEGLIVTLTPKSGHYQVRAMSAEEFPELPIIENAEPIQLTTAALIEGLRGSLFATSGDETKQVLTGVHLTVRQDTLEFAATDGHRLAVLETTNERPLDNSEQLEVTVPARALRELQRMLGHNAASDQAIALYLDQGQVVFAWQNQRLTSRTLDGQYPAYRQLIPRQFERQLTIERKQLISTLERIAVLADQKNNIVKVSINSASQEITLSCEAQDVGSGRESIPAQISGEDIEIAFNIKYLMEGLKELPSSEIQMHLNQALTPVIFTPLGGLKMTYLAMPVQLRN; encoded by the coding sequence ATGAAATTAGTTTGCACCCAAAGCGATCTTAGTACCAACCTTTCACTTGTCAGCCGTGCAGTACCATCACGCCCAACTCATCCAGTACTGGCGAATGTGCTGCTACAAGCAGATGCAAAAACCAATCAAGTCAGCTTAACCGCTTTTGACCTGAGTTTGGGTATTCGTACCAGCTTTGATGCTGAAGTATTAGAAGGAGGAGCGATCGCACTCCCTGCTAAACTACTTGTAGACATCACCTCACGTCTTCCTGAAGGAGAAGTTACCCTAGACGATGAATCAGCCCTAGAATCAGAAACAGCCACAGGGGAAGGTTTAATTGTCACCCTCACACCCAAGAGTGGACATTATCAAGTCCGAGCCATGAGCGCGGAAGAGTTCCCCGAACTTCCCATCATTGAAAATGCTGAACCCATTCAACTAACTACAGCCGCATTAATTGAAGGATTACGAGGTTCATTATTTGCTACCAGTGGTGATGAAACCAAGCAAGTATTGACAGGAGTACATTTAACAGTTAGACAAGACACCCTAGAATTTGCAGCGACAGATGGACATCGCCTAGCAGTGCTAGAAACTACTAACGAGCGTCCCCTAGACAATAGTGAGCAACTAGAGGTGACAGTCCCAGCGAGAGCCTTGCGGGAACTACAACGGATGTTGGGTCATAATGCTGCCTCAGATCAAGCGATCGCCTTATATTTAGATCAAGGTCAAGTAGTCTTTGCATGGCAAAATCAACGCTTAACCAGCCGCACCTTAGATGGTCAATATCCCGCCTATCGTCAACTAATTCCCCGCCAATTTGAGCGCCAATTGACAATTGAGCGCAAACAATTAATCAGCACTTTAGAGCGAATCGCCGTATTAGCTGACCAGAAGAATAATATCGTCAAAGTTAGCATTAACAGCGCCTCCCAGGAAATTACCTTATCCTGTGAAGCCCAAGACGTGGGTAGCGGTAGAGAGTCCATACCTGCACAAATATCTGGGGAAGATATAGAAATTGCCTTTAACATTAAATATTTAATGGAAGGGTTGAAAGAGTTACCATCCTCCGAAATTCAAATGCACCTAAATCAAGCCCTGACCCCAGTAATTTTTACACCATTAGGAGGTTTAAAAATGACCTATTTAGCTATGCCCGTACAACTTAGAAATTAG
- a CDS encoding serine hydrolase: protein MSESSDKLRNFSRREPTNRRPRPSKGQKVGKKKVKVPLQQQRPGKKEVGLTRVNHHMVPPPTTGVRRSKPGLVMPAAVKPIAYMNGTTPPLNSHTVKLKTVRVQKPVMPKMGRRVSRKTRLKPMAKTMLYVLRLLIVGVGIGAIVGTILSIFDPASRMPSNSAAQSHHVGTNQPQLPPNSAAGLYLSQEITPLKDAVQNLAIASPNLRPGVFLVDLETGGYVDVNSSATFSAASTIKVPILIAFFQDVDAGKVRLDEMLRMEKEMVAGGSGNLQYQQVGTQYSALELATQMSASSDNTATNMLIARLGGMEALNQRFLRWGLSATAIRNPLPDLPGTNTSSPRDLGNLLAMVNQGNLVSMRSRDLILDIMRRTERNHLLPSGLGAGARVYHKTGDIATMLGDVGLIDIPTGKRYIAAVMVQRPNNDPLAEKLISAISGAAYQQFSQNTAPNPMNNPPVPNNMGNIMPPSGTQSPFSTPQNLPSR from the coding sequence GTGTCAGAGTCAAGTGACAAACTAAGAAATTTCTCGCGGCGTGAACCCACCAACCGCCGCCCGCGTCCGAGTAAAGGGCAAAAAGTGGGCAAGAAAAAAGTAAAAGTACCACTACAGCAGCAGCGTCCTGGCAAAAAAGAAGTAGGTTTAACGCGAGTTAACCATCATATGGTACCTCCCCCAACGACTGGGGTAAGGAGGTCAAAACCAGGGCTAGTGATGCCAGCAGCCGTCAAACCCATTGCATATATGAATGGGACGACACCACCCTTGAATTCCCACACAGTCAAGCTTAAGACTGTGCGGGTACAGAAGCCAGTCATGCCAAAAATGGGCAGACGAGTGTCACGCAAAACGCGGTTAAAGCCAATGGCCAAAACCATGTTATATGTTTTGCGCTTGTTGATTGTGGGAGTCGGGATTGGTGCCATTGTGGGTACGATCTTATCAATCTTCGACCCTGCTAGTCGTATGCCCAGTAATTCGGCGGCACAATCTCATCATGTTGGGACTAATCAGCCACAACTTCCCCCCAATTCTGCTGCCGGCTTATACTTATCCCAGGAAATTACCCCCTTGAAAGATGCAGTACAAAATTTGGCAATTGCAAGCCCCAATCTCAGACCTGGGGTTTTCTTGGTTGATTTAGAAACTGGGGGCTACGTAGATGTGAATAGCTCCGCCACTTTCTCAGCCGCTAGTACCATCAAAGTGCCGATTTTAATCGCCTTTTTCCAAGATGTGGATGCAGGTAAAGTCCGCCTGGATGAAATGCTGAGGATGGAAAAAGAGATGGTGGCTGGTGGTTCGGGAAATCTGCAATACCAACAAGTGGGAACCCAGTACAGCGCCCTGGAACTCGCCACTCAAATGAGTGCAAGCAGCGATAACACAGCAACTAATATGCTGATTGCCCGGCTAGGAGGTATGGAGGCGCTAAATCAGCGTTTTCTGCGCTGGGGATTGTCAGCTACAGCAATTCGTAATCCTCTGCCAGATTTACCAGGAACAAACACCAGTAGTCCTAGAGATTTGGGAAATTTGCTGGCTATGGTCAATCAGGGTAATTTAGTGAGTATGCGATCGCGTGATCTGATCCTGGATATTATGCGCCGTACAGAGCGAAATCATTTGTTACCTTCCGGTTTAGGAGCAGGCGCAAGAGTATACCATAAAACTGGTGATATTGCAACCATGTTGGGTGATGTGGGTTTAATTGATATCCCCACAGGTAAGCGCTACATCGCTGCTGTTATGGTACAACGCCCCAATAATGATCCCCTGGCCGAAAAACTGATTAGCGCTATTTCTGGCGCTGCTTACCAACAATTTAGCCAGAATACTGCACCCAATCCCATGAACAATCCTCCCGTACCTAACAATATGGGCAATATTATGCCCCCAAGTGGTACTCAATCCCCATTCTCAACTCCCCAAAATTTACCCTCAAGATAA